One genomic window of Blastopirellula retiformator includes the following:
- a CDS encoding protein kinase domain-containing protein, whose amino-acid sequence MNEQSIFSNALDIADPQERGEFLRQACGDDNALRQRVESLLAAHQRSGEFLDVPAMRQYRADDDFDASAPTSYGFDSPGGDVNLSFLLPSSRPDSLGLLGHYEVLDVLGRGGCGIVLKAFDSKLQRIVAVKVMAPELAATSPARKRFLREARAAASLVHENIVSIHAVEDEPLPFLVMEYLAGGTLQDRIDETGPLDLADTLLIGRQIAEGLSAAHAKGLIHRDIKPHNILLDSTSRRIKITDFGLARTADDASITQSGVIAGTPLYMSPEQARGETLGPGSDLFSLGGVLYLMCSGRPPFRASTTMAVLKRVIEAEPRNIAEIIPDVPASLTDVIAQLHAKDPADRNTSAAEVAQQLSDFERQLASVGSLPQPAKRVPSTLSDPRSRDRRTSNRWPLVAAVALLLAAVLGVGWSEAAGVTEISQTVIHLFTSTGTLVVEIDDPGVSVQLDGEDLVISTPGVQELRLSPGKYELQALKDGQPVGRQLVTIAQNGRQIVKVTQEGPQSAVANPPAYHLQPQADDAPVSREPYFSGEAGGIGDWEMEGDELVQRKPGKAVLLFGSRNWTDYDVSVEARGLYAGPKSEGSALFFRAQSYVNNCVFITGSYGGTINDVTKRVQGNWARIGLPYGVEHQFRRWYSQKVEVRGNHIRCFVDGKLLFDCRDDSHPRGMIGLGTQNTPTRWRNLKVTAPDGTVLWSGFPDVPTGEYKSTETWNDFQLANYALSWEGASIQTPDKTYRHGDELTDQTIELREIAIDAPNELLTSDLQPLVVAKNLRKLTLQFPQVTDAAVPVLSQLQQLTELDLRETAISPQGYEQLKQALPDCKIEYQPPPSPVEPAANEAGL is encoded by the coding sequence ATGAACGAACAATCGATCTTCTCCAACGCGCTGGACATTGCCGACCCACAAGAGCGCGGCGAATTCCTTCGCCAAGCTTGCGGTGACGACAACGCGCTTCGTCAACGTGTCGAATCGCTGCTCGCAGCGCACCAGCGGTCGGGCGAATTTCTCGACGTTCCGGCGATGCGACAATACCGTGCCGACGACGATTTCGACGCCTCGGCGCCGACCAGTTACGGGTTCGATTCGCCCGGAGGCGACGTAAATCTTTCGTTCCTGCTCCCCTCCTCGCGGCCTGATTCGCTGGGCCTGTTGGGACACTACGAAGTGCTGGACGTCCTGGGACGCGGCGGTTGCGGCATCGTCCTGAAAGCGTTTGATTCCAAGCTGCAGCGGATCGTTGCGGTCAAGGTCATGGCGCCCGAGCTGGCCGCGACTTCGCCGGCGCGAAAGCGTTTTCTCCGCGAAGCCCGGGCGGCCGCCAGTTTGGTTCATGAAAACATCGTCAGCATCCATGCGGTCGAGGACGAACCGCTGCCGTTTCTGGTGATGGAGTATCTGGCGGGCGGAACGCTGCAGGATCGGATTGACGAAACGGGTCCGCTGGATCTTGCCGACACCTTGCTGATTGGTCGCCAAATCGCCGAGGGTCTCTCGGCGGCGCATGCTAAAGGGTTGATCCACCGCGACATCAAGCCGCACAACATCTTGCTCGACTCCACTTCTCGTCGCATCAAGATCACCGACTTCGGCTTGGCTCGCACGGCCGACGACGCCAGCATTACGCAAAGCGGCGTCATCGCCGGCACTCCGCTCTACATGTCTCCGGAACAGGCACGCGGCGAAACGCTTGGCCCCGGCAGCGATCTGTTTAGTCTCGGAGGCGTCCTCTATTTGATGTGCAGCGGCCGACCGCCGTTTCGCGCCTCGACCACGATGGCCGTCTTGAAGCGGGTGATCGAGGCTGAGCCGCGCAACATCGCTGAGATCATCCCCGATGTGCCTGCGTCGCTGACCGACGTCATCGCCCAGCTGCATGCCAAGGATCCGGCCGATCGTAATACCTCGGCGGCCGAAGTCGCCCAACAGCTGAGCGACTTCGAGCGTCAACTGGCGTCGGTCGGAAGTCTTCCTCAGCCGGCCAAACGCGTTCCGTCCACGCTTTCCGATCCAAGAAGTCGCGATCGCCGCACCAGTAATCGATGGCCACTGGTCGCGGCGGTCGCACTTCTGCTGGCCGCAGTTCTCGGCGTTGGCTGGAGCGAAGCGGCAGGCGTGACCGAAATCTCGCAAACGGTCATCCACCTGTTTACCAGTACCGGTACGCTCGTCGTTGAGATCGACGATCCCGGCGTCAGCGTCCAACTTGATGGCGAAGATCTGGTGATCTCAACGCCAGGCGTACAGGAACTTCGTTTGAGTCCTGGCAAATACGAACTGCAAGCGCTGAAGGATGGCCAGCCGGTCGGTCGCCAACTGGTGACGATCGCACAAAACGGACGACAAATTGTCAAGGTCACTCAGGAAGGACCGCAGAGCGCTGTGGCAAATCCACCGGCCTATCATCTGCAACCGCAAGCGGACGACGCGCCAGTCAGTCGCGAGCCCTATTTCAGCGGCGAAGCCGGCGGCATTGGCGACTGGGAAATGGAGGGGGACGAGCTTGTGCAACGGAAGCCAGGCAAAGCGGTCCTGCTGTTCGGCTCGCGTAACTGGACCGACTACGACGTCTCGGTCGAAGCGCGCGGCTTGTATGCCGGACCGAAGTCGGAAGGGAGCGCACTTTTCTTCCGCGCTCAATCCTACGTCAACAACTGCGTCTTCATTACCGGCAGCTATGGCGGCACGATCAACGACGTCACCAAACGGGTCCAGGGAAATTGGGCGCGGATCGGATTGCCGTATGGCGTCGAACATCAGTTCCGCCGCTGGTACTCGCAAAAGGTTGAAGTTCGCGGCAACCATATTCGCTGCTTTGTCGATGGAAAGCTCCTGTTCGATTGCCGCGACGATTCGCATCCCCGCGGCATGATCGGCTTGGGAACGCAGAACACGCCGACCCGCTGGCGAAACCTGAAGGTCACTGCGCCCGACGGAACGGTCCTCTGGTCAGGCTTCCCGGATGTGCCGACCGGCGAATACAAATCGACGGAAACCTGGAATGATTTCCAACTGGCCAACTACGCCCTCTCGTGGGAAGGGGCGAGCATCCAAACGCCAGACAAAACCTATCGCCATGGCGATGAACTAACCGACCAGACGATCGAGCTGCGCGAAATCGCGATTGACGCTCCGAACGAACTTCTGACCAGCGACCTCCAGCCGTTGGTCGTCGCCAAAAACCTGCGTAAGCTAACGCTCCAATTTCCTCAAGTCACCGACGCGGCCGTTCCCGTTCTTTCGCAACTGCAACAGCTCACCGAACTGGACCTCCGTGAAACTGCCATTTCGCCACAAGGATATGAGCAGCTGAAACAAGCCCTGCCTGACTGCAAGATCGAGTATCAACCGCCGCCATCTCCAGTCGAGCCAGCCGCCAACGAGGCCGGGCTCTAG
- a CDS encoding ECF-type sigma factor translates to MSEFLQAAQAFQSGDPAAADRLFPLVYDELRRLASSHLDREKPGHTLQPTALVHEAYLRLLGGEEPPTWNSRGHFFSAAAVAIRRILIDHARRKQSQKRGGEMERQALDDVVAALPEPREDLLALDEALDRLKQIDARAAQVVELLYFAGLTLSEAAAVMETSPRTTRRLWAYARAWLRRELEEPDEQKL, encoded by the coding sequence ATGAGCGAGTTTCTGCAAGCCGCCCAGGCCTTTCAATCGGGAGACCCCGCGGCGGCCGACCGTCTGTTTCCGTTGGTTTATGACGAACTACGCCGGTTGGCTTCGTCCCACTTGGATCGCGAAAAACCTGGTCATACGCTGCAACCGACTGCGCTCGTGCACGAGGCCTATCTGCGTTTGCTCGGTGGCGAAGAGCCGCCGACTTGGAACAGCCGCGGGCACTTCTTTTCGGCGGCCGCCGTCGCCATCCGCCGCATCCTGATCGACCATGCCCGCCGCAAGCAAAGCCAGAAGCGGGGAGGCGAAATGGAGCGTCAGGCTCTGGACGACGTCGTCGCCGCCTTGCCGGAACCGCGGGAAGATCTGCTTGCCCTGGATGAAGCGCTAGATCGCCTCAAACAGATCGATGCCCGGGCCGCCCAGGTCGTTGAACTCCTTTACTTCGCGGGGCTTACGCTATCGGAAGCGGCCGCCGTTATGGAAACCTCCCCTCGCACGACGCGGCGGTTATGGGCCTATGCGCGAGCCTGGCTGCGCCGCGAGCTTGAAGAGCCAGACGAGCAAAAACTTTGA
- a CDS encoding DUF4291 domain-containing protein: MTSYRQIRADYDRDTIVVYQAYNDAIANAALAAGRFTAPFSFQRMTWIKPSYLWLMERSGWGTKSNQTRILAVRIARSGWDAALRQAVLTSYHSGIHRSQDEWRQLCQQAIVHVQWDPERSLRGKKLEHRSIQVGVGRHLITEFAETWTREIVDLTPLTAKLRQFRQQGDYDKAKRLLPRESIYPVDQATADQLGIET; this comes from the coding sequence ATGACCTCTTACCGTCAAATCCGGGCCGACTACGATCGCGATACGATCGTAGTCTATCAGGCCTACAACGATGCGATCGCCAATGCGGCGCTCGCCGCGGGTCGCTTCACGGCGCCCTTCTCCTTTCAACGGATGACTTGGATCAAACCTTCTTATCTGTGGTTGATGGAACGAAGCGGTTGGGGGACGAAGTCGAACCAAACGCGCATCCTGGCGGTACGAATTGCCCGCAGCGGTTGGGACGCGGCGCTACGGCAAGCAGTTCTTACTTCGTATCACAGCGGCATCCATCGCTCGCAAGACGAATGGCGCCAACTGTGCCAACAAGCGATCGTGCATGTGCAATGGGATCCGGAACGTTCGTTGCGGGGAAAAAAGCTGGAACACCGCTCGATCCAAGTCGGCGTCGGCCGCCACTTGATCACCGAGTTCGCCGAAACGTGGACGCGCGAGATCGTCGACCTCACGCCGCTGACCGCCAAGCTGCGTCAGTTTCGCCAACAAGGCGACTACGACAAAGCGAAGCGTCTGCTCCCCCGCGAGTCGATTTACCCAGTCGACCAGGCGACGGCCGACCAGCTTGGAATCGAGACATGA